Genomic window (Pseudoliparis swirei isolate HS2019 ecotype Mariana Trench chromosome 23, NWPU_hadal_v1, whole genome shotgun sequence):
GGCTGCCAAGATATGATGCGCTCAAGCTGAATATACAATGGTGTGGGCTAAGACAGGCTTCCTGGCATGGGCGTGTTTGGTTTATCATCTTTATGGTTGGTGACAATGAATAGATCAGATTCATGGCAGTGGTGAGGGAGTCCACAGTGACTTTATTTCTCTGGCGGGGAAATAGGGCTGGGATTTCGCCAGGGTTGCCAGACAGGGCAGTACTTACAGACACTTTGATGAGGTCACTGTTTATTAAAGACTATCTGTCTCAGTCACTTACTTATTTATCCGTCTATCcatgacacagtcacctcatttaagagtagactgaagacgttCCTCTTCAATAGAGCCtatagttggggctgaatcaggttcacctggtccagcccctagagatgctgctgtaggcttataggctgctgggggacgtttaggatacactgagcacctctctcctcctctctctctacttatggatgaattttcatctcttcattgcacattattaactctgcttcctccccggagtctttgtgacttcacgtctcgtagggtccattggacctggctgggtctgatgccatggccctgctgatgctccgcccactcctcctctctacctccatctgcctgatggatcatggaggtctggatcgtggtccatgactactaccaactattcatacactctgtcatattcattgaatgggttgtaactctgtaatgattccttttgGTCATATgacagggatcctcctctgttgctctcctgaaggtttcttcccttttttccccgtgaacgttttttttctatggggagtttttcctgatccgatgtgaggttctgtcgtatgtgtacagattgtaaagccctctgaggctaatttgtaatttgtgatattgggctatacaaaataaactgaattgaatttatccATCtaaccatctatccatccatctatctatccatctatctatatatctctatctatctatctatctatctatctatctatctatccatctatccatctatctatctatctatccatctatctatctatctatctatccatctatctatctatctatctacctacccatctatctatctatctacctatccatctatctcactcttaaatcctctctctctgcgtctgactcacacacatccacataaaCACTCACTAATCACTCTCTTTCTGCCATGAGAGAAAACCACTGACATCCATGaggaacaaattaaaaatgataATCATCTCTTGGATGAAAATGTTCCCTCCTTAGTGTCGGTCAAACCAGAAAGCGAAGTATATGCTTATTTTTCAgtaaatgaaaaatataaatgatTCTCTGCACTAGATTCCCAGGCATCTAATTACAGCtttaaaagagagaaacaacTAATTCCTGGTGGAAGGGGTTAAAAACCCCAAGACAGATGATATATTACAGGAAGAAATGTGAGTGCACACCATGATGAGAAACAAGTAACGTGTTTGTCCGTGTTCATTCTGTTTCCGTATCTTTTTATCATCTGTTTTTTTGGTGCTTTTTGGACGTTTCATAGACACTTCGCCTTCTCTTGCCCACAAACAGGAGTTTCAGGTTTTTAGCTAAATCTGCGCCTTGACATCAGAGTTTGACAGCGGCTTTGCTGTCAAACTCCTCTTGCGAAATTTTACACCAATCTCACCTCATTGTccacaataaaaaacaagagGATCATGTTACCCCAGCTTAGATGACATAATCTCAAAGCCCAGCACAATCAACCATCATCCCCTTGTTTGACAATTAGCATGCTCGAACACAGAATGAACCCTCTAATCACAGCGTTTCACAGTCTTTGGAACTGGTCGTTTTGAGAGAGTGAAAAGAGCGGAACAAAACAACACGGTAGCGGGCAAACTGGGACGCAGTCTGGAAATTCCTGCTAGATTGTTTATGTTCTGGAAGAGCAGCAGGGAAAGGGGACAACGCTAATGTTATAATGATCGTGACAATGGCGGTTCTGTGTCGGTAAAACAATGTGTATGACTGGCCAGCTAGGGAGCCAAGATCCTATTGATTTATGTTCTGACCTCCAAACGATCCTGAATGGCCTCGCAAACAAGCAGCTCTACTCAAAACGAGAgatgttgaccccccccccccacccccctccatgTGTGAATAAACAAGTGACCCACGTTGGGTCTGTGAGAGGTCACTGCACAGCGGAGTTATGGagatggacagaggagaggacagacagacagtgggcctcagagagacagagcgagtgagacgggaagagagagggaacggacagagcaggagagagagagagagactcggtGCGTTGGTTTCTCCCTGTGGCCTCTGCTGCCCTAATGGATTCGGACGCCACAGGCCAACTTCAGGGCAACTTGGGCTTCTCCTGTTTTGACGATATCAAGATTGATAGCTCTCCTCAGACCCCAGATCAGCTCCATGGGTTGTAATATGTCCCATGTGGCTACATCTCCAGTCACAGTCAGCCATGTTTAATGGTGGCTGACCTCCACCTTTTCTTTCTTCGGTcttattgaatatatttgtggtCCACAAATCAAGTCATATGGCGGTTCTGTGACACGATTTAGAAATATTCAGAAAGGATCCCTGAAAACAAGGGAAGTAATAAAAGAAACAGATAAGTGGAACCACATTTGTATCCATCCTGACCTGGGATTAGGCTGAAGCACCATGTCTAGACATCAGCTCCATGCAGCATCCCACAACACCCAGAtctctcttcctttcctttgcttcctctgcttcttttgcactttccctctcttcttttctctttcacacTTTCACAACTCAGTTGTCCCAATGATCTGACCTTTGCGGCTAGTTTTTGATCTCTCACTCCCTAGTCTATCTCGTCACCAGTCAGGCTTAGGTGTGGTCCTCTGGCGGTGATGACAATGAAGGGAGGATGCGATAAAATGGCTGAATCAGCAACAACCCGGCAATACAAAAGGAAGACAGGTTTCAAAGAATGTATCGTATAAACACGCCAACGATAACTTTTgaggtttcctttttttactgCTCTCATGTTCACTGTCTAAAAATGCAAATGGCTTGTTTGTCCGTACACAGCAAGGGTGCACGACACGAAGACAGAGCTCATGCATGTTTAGCGGCTCAGTAATTGTGACAGGGTTACAATTAAGGGAAGACTTAACCACAGCACGCTGCCCTCATTGTGCTGCAATTATGTTCTTGATTGTGAAACAAAGGTACACAACAATGGTTTGATAAGACCTCTTGTTTAATGAGACTTTGCCGTAACTCCTGTGTTCATTCAATTAGTGAACAGGTCTTCCATTCAGGACTGGGCACCCCAATTCTCATCTTCCCAAATGCGACAAACTCCCACCCCTCGCATCCCCAAAACTCACCCCACCCACCCGCTGCCCTTAGCCTTCAGCATCCCACATTGGGTCTTGGCATCCCCCTGAACATTCAAGACGCAcagactcctcctccatcctacaaccccccctgcccccaccccccacccccccacacacacacccatttgATTGTGATTGACAGCGTCTTTGTTCCATTGTGCGGAGCTGTCGCCTCTGAtgaagacacatacacagagttgAGACGCTGCGCTCATTGTACACTGCACAGAAACTACAGGTCTGCAACCTGTGGTCGGATTATGAGCTCCGTGCAGTGGGTGAGCTTGGACACGGCAGGGCATGGCAGGATGACGGGGTGGACCAAGGTGTGTGCAGACAGGACACACTCTGGCTGGGCTATCCAGGCCAGACTGCAGGCCTCTCCCAGTGTGGACCAGGGGGTCCCGGCCCAATGGGCTGAGGGGCCAGCTGGAGTGGGAGGCTCAGTGCAGCGCAATGTGTCTGAGGAGGCCGTCATTAGGGTTCACCCCTCCTCAGGGATGGGAACCAGGTCAAATTCTCTCACACGGCACaaagcagggtgtgtgtgtgcgaggggtGGGGGTTCAAGGGAGGGGTTTCGATGGGGAGCAGGCCATGACCTCTTTATATCCATCAACAGATCACTAACTTGGCCCATAGACATGCTCATacaacatattcacacacacacaagcacacacacgcacgcatgcaaaCACATGCtaatgtgtgcgtatgtgcacAGAAGAAAATGCACAAATGCATCAGCAAAAACAAGTATGTGAggcattatgtgtgtgtcttcaccTGAATGAAGTCCCAATAGCTCCGAGTCTCTGTTCGCTGAGATAGGTTTGTTATGCTAcatgaaaaataagaaaataaggaATATGTATCTTTGCAAattaaccccccaaaaaatttatataaatatatatcagtgTGAATTGGTTTAACACCTATTGTgttattacaaaatatattgtaACAAATCCAATGTATGAAACAAATCTGCAAACCAAGATAGCTAATGTGTGCAAGATATGAACTGTTTGATTATATTGCACTTGTCCATCTCAGGCCACGGAGGATAAATTACTTTACACTACATCTCTGCTGGCTGATCCACAGGTTGACTGCCAGAGCAAGAAAGTGAAATACTGCCCCCTCCTGGTGCCCAAGGAGttttgcagagagagagaaacacattgGAGAACTTACAGGAAAGTATCAAGAAACTATATGAGTTAAAGTggttacattttattattaatatccttaaaaaaaactaaatactttcAATGGTAAATcagaaattgtatttattttttaatcaagaGGCTAGATTAAAAATATCTTACCTTCACCAATCTTCAGCGTATCAACATATTAAACAATATGATTTAACAGCAGTTATGACCATGAACACTAACAACATGAAATTAAGGCCACAAAACAATTAAAGAAGATAAATTCATTCGGTCTCTGTCATACATGTTAAAACTCTTGTGAGCCTGAGTGTACAGTTATCTAGGATACAAGTTATAGAACTATTTCTCTATAATTGTATTGTTTCTCTCTGTAACAGAGTTCATTTTGTTGTGCTTTGTTGTCTGTCCATGGGGCTCGCTTCTCATGTTCGGTCTGTGAGTTCTCATATAAAGAACACAGACATCTCACCACTAAAAACCACAAGGCAAGGCTTTATATTATGGGTGTACAAAAAAtccaatgtgtgtgcgtgtgttgcttgtatttctgtgttttatgtatgcatgtttctctctgtgtgtgaaaACACAATGTCATCCTGAATACAACATATCTGTGTAGAACTTGTGCAATTGTGCATGATGTCTGGCAAAGCTTATCATGGTAGTGTCTTTGAACTAAAAGGCACCTCCCCTTTCCTGGGTTACTGGCTCTTGTCTACCTGCTGAGCCCGAATCCTCAGGAAAAGGCAGTAGGAACTTGGTGTGGGTCAACAAACAGGCAGGGTAAAGGTGAGGGGCGGGATTGGTCATCCTCTTTAGTTAGGGGAGACGGTGCGTCTGCGCAGGCAGCTGCAGGTCAGGCACTTGAGGATGCTCATGGTGATGTGCATGAGGGGGCCAAAATTGAAGAGTAGATTGTAGAAGGTGTTGATAGAAAGACCGCCAGTCTCATCTGCGTACTTTAAGGCCACGATGGGTGTGTAGAGGCTGTTGGTCAGATTCCTGAAGCGAGGGCTGTTTGACTCAATTACCTTTTTAGTGCACTGGAGAGACGAGAAGCAAAATACAAGTTTGGACTATTTTCGGTTGAATATTTGTACCAGTTATTGATCACCAAAACACAACATTGATTCTCAAATACTGAGCTAGATTTGTAAAATTGGGGATGGAAACCATTTCTCTTACTTTGGCTATGTCGTCCGGCGTCTGGCCCATGGCTTCAAATATATCGATGGACGACGGCAGGTAGACGTCTTTAAAATACCGAACTGTGTCAGCATCTACTCCTGGGTACTCCATCTTGGCCACATCCTCCATCATCTTCGTCTCAAACTCTGTGTGCACTGGGCCAGGCTCAATCATGGACAACCTGTGAGGAGTCAAATATAGAACGGCCCGTGTGAGGAAGCATTGACAGGACGAAGACTGATGTgaaagaggaacagagggaagaAGGTGATCTACCGGATATTGAACTTCATCAATTGCACGGCCATACTCTCACAGAAACCTTCCATGGCAAACTTAGAGGCAGTGTAAACATCATTGAACACCACTCCTATATCAACACCACAGGGAGATAAAGGACAGCATCACTGCATAATATATTCACATTGTACAGTACTCAATCAACAGCAGACATGCATCAAACATCATTTACACATAAAGGCCTGAGAAACTCAAATCAGTAACAGAGAGATGTCA
Coding sequences:
- the rdh8a gene encoding retinol dehydrogenase 8a, giving the protein MASSGQKVVLITGCSSGIGLRIAVTLAEDEKKRYHVIATMRDLKKKVKLLEAAGDAYGKTLMLLPLDVCSDESVKQCINNVKDRHIDILINNAGVGLLGPVESISIEEMKRVFETNFFGVVRMIKEVMPDMKKRRSGHIVVMSSVMGLQGVVFNDVYTASKFAMEGFCESMAVQLMKFNIRLSMIEPGPVHTEFETKMMEDVAKMEYPGVDADTVRYFKDVYLPSSIDIFEAMGQTPDDIAKCTKKVIESNSPRFRNLTNSLYTPIVALKYADETGGLSINTFYNLLFNFGPLMHITMSILKCLTCSCLRRRTVSPN